In one window of Aphidius gifuensis isolate YNYX2018 linkage group LG4, ASM1490517v1, whole genome shotgun sequence DNA:
- the LOC122854750 gene encoding E3 ubiquitin-protein ligase lubel-like isoform X1 — protein MNSIKSKIMNTKNIKYQENVNYYLGHVTQTRPQLSMMKKKNQALKFHSIIKDHEHDKIAEKKIPVYKKLLDKNLEEISQKLDENKHEITSEMISIEFNKDEELNAAQEYYRAESISLLKQYCEICAGYFVASQMVSMFKCTHHCCNDCAKNYFTIQVTEKIITDVVCPFCKEPDLTDANEDDILEYFSILDIQLKSFLDPPIHELFQRKLRDRTLMQDPNFKWCAQCSSGYYVTPNQQQLVCPDCRSVTCALCHKLWEKQHENSTCEEFAEWKEENDPDKQAAGLAKHLAENGINCPKCNFWYSLSRGGCMHFTCNQCKFEFCCSCGEAFMLGAKCSVGPYCSKLGLHAHHPRNCLFYLRDKEPELLQELLKNNGIEYKTENLTDDYKCQVQLQKETANGVIDTVCNSDVVINYAGLCRQHYIEYLASIIQDAKLDPIEIFDINEVKQELRRRGKVLPCISNEMSDQDYLKFCIKVVEIFLNCFLFFSFQ, from the exons AtgaattcaataaaatcaaaaataatgaatactaaaaatataaaatatcaagaaaatgttaattattatttgggtCATGTCACACAAACACGACCACAATTatcaatgatgaaaaaaaaaaatcaagcactaaaatttcattcaattattaagGATCATGAACATGATAAaatagctgaaaaaaaaattccagtgtataaaaaattattggataaAAATTTGGAG gaaatttcacaaaaattggatgaaaataaacatgaaataACAAGTGAAATGATAagcattgaatttaataaagatGAAGAGTTAAATGCTGCACAAGAATACTACAGAGCTGAATCAATTTCTTTGCTTAAACAATATTGTGAAATTTGTGCTGGATACTTTGTCGCTAgccag aTGGTTTCAATGTTTAAATGTACACATCACTGTTGTAATGATTgtgcaaaaaattattttacaattcaagttactgaaaaaataataactgatgTTGTTTGTCCATTTTGTAAAGAACCAGATTTAACAGATGCAAATGAAGATGatatacttgaatattttagtATACttgatattcaattaaaatcatttttagatCCACCAATTCATGAATTATTTCAACGTAAATTAAGAGATAGAACTTTAATGCAAGATCCAAATTTTAAATGGTGTGCTcag tGTTCAAGTGGATATTATGTGACTCCTAATCAACAACAACTAGTCTGTCCTGATTGTCGTTCTGTTACATGTGCATTGTGTCATAAATTG TGGGAGAAGCAGCATGAAAATTCAACATGTGAAGAATTTGCTGAATGGAAAGAAGAAAATGATCCTGATAAACAAGCTGCTGGTTTAGCAAAACATTTAGCTGAAAATGGTATCAATTGTccaaaatgtaatttttggTATTCACTATCACGTGGAg gATGCATGCATTTTACATGTAATCAgtgtaaatttgaattttgcTGTAGTTGTGGTGAAGCATTTATGTTGGGTGCAAAATGTTCAGTAGGTCCATACTGTTCAAAATTAGGTTTACATGCACATCATCCacgtaattgtttattttatttacgtgATAAAGAACCAGAATTATTACAAGAACTACTTAAAAATAATggaattgaatataaaactgAAAATTTAACTGATGATTATAAATGTCAAGTTCAATTACAAAAAGAAACAGCAAATGGTGTTATTGATACTGTTTGTAATTCTgatgttgttattaattacGCTGGACTTTGTAG GCAGCATTACATTGAATACTTGGCAAGTATTATACAAGATGCTAAATTGGATCCAATcgaaatttttgatataaatgaaGTGAAACAAGAATTGCGCCGAAGGGGAAAAGTTCTGCCTTGTATATCAAATGAAATGTCTGATCAGGATTATCTCAAATTTTGTATCAAGGTGGTTGAGATATttcttaattgttttttgtttttttcttttcaataa
- the LOC122854750 gene encoding E3 ubiquitin-protein ligase lubel-like isoform X2: MNSIKSKIMNTKNIKYQENVNYYLGHVTQTRPQLSMMKKKNQALKFHSIIKDHEHDKIAEKKIPVYKKLLDKNLEEISQKLDENKHEITSEMISIEFNKDEELNAAQEYYRAESISLLKQYCEICAGYFVASQMVSMFKCTHHCCNDCAKNYFTIQVTEKIITDVVCPFCKEPDLTDANEDDILEYFSILDIQLKSFLDPPIHELFQRKLRDRTLMQDPNFKWCAQCSSGYYVTPNQQQLVCPDCRSVTCALCHKLWEKQHENSTCEEFAEWKEENDPDKQAAGLAKHLAENGINCPKCNFWYSLSRGGCMHFTCNQCKFEFCCSCGEAFMLGAKCSVGPYCSKLGLHAHHPRNCLFYLRDKEPELLQELLKNNGIEYKTENLTDDYKCQVQLQKETANGVIDTVCNSDVVINYAGLCRLYNKKSHCNKKKIFMYVYKHIILDAIYQKLICKLLLKRQSLMTNENINLFIIPINLVFIFLFVSFFHHQD; this comes from the exons AtgaattcaataaaatcaaaaataatgaatactaaaaatataaaatatcaagaaaatgttaattattatttgggtCATGTCACACAAACACGACCACAATTatcaatgatgaaaaaaaaaaatcaagcactaaaatttcattcaattattaagGATCATGAACATGATAAaatagctgaaaaaaaaattccagtgtataaaaaattattggataaAAATTTGGAG gaaatttcacaaaaattggatgaaaataaacatgaaataACAAGTGAAATGATAagcattgaatttaataaagatGAAGAGTTAAATGCTGCACAAGAATACTACAGAGCTGAATCAATTTCTTTGCTTAAACAATATTGTGAAATTTGTGCTGGATACTTTGTCGCTAgccag aTGGTTTCAATGTTTAAATGTACACATCACTGTTGTAATGATTgtgcaaaaaattattttacaattcaagttactgaaaaaataataactgatgTTGTTTGTCCATTTTGTAAAGAACCAGATTTAACAGATGCAAATGAAGATGatatacttgaatattttagtATACttgatattcaattaaaatcatttttagatCCACCAATTCATGAATTATTTCAACGTAAATTAAGAGATAGAACTTTAATGCAAGATCCAAATTTTAAATGGTGTGCTcag tGTTCAAGTGGATATTATGTGACTCCTAATCAACAACAACTAGTCTGTCCTGATTGTCGTTCTGTTACATGTGCATTGTGTCATAAATTG TGGGAGAAGCAGCATGAAAATTCAACATGTGAAGAATTTGCTGAATGGAAAGAAGAAAATGATCCTGATAAACAAGCTGCTGGTTTAGCAAAACATTTAGCTGAAAATGGTATCAATTGTccaaaatgtaatttttggTATTCACTATCACGTGGAg gATGCATGCATTTTACATGTAATCAgtgtaaatttgaattttgcTGTAGTTGTGGTGAAGCATTTATGTTGGGTGCAAAATGTTCAGTAGGTCCATACTGTTCAAAATTAGGTTTACATGCACATCATCCacgtaattgtttattttatttacgtgATAAAGAACCAGAATTATTACAAGAACTACTTAAAAATAATggaattgaatataaaactgAAAATTTAACTGATGATTATAAATGTCAAGTTCAATTACAAAAAGAAACAGCAAATGGTGTTATTGATACTGTTTGTAATTCTgatgttgttattaattacGCTGGACTTTGTAG gttgTACAACAAGAAATCccattgcaataaaaaaaaaatctttatgtATGTTTATAAACACATAATACTTGATGCCATTTATCAAAagttaatttgtaaattgttgCTAAAAAGGCAAAGCCTTATGACCAATGAaaacatcaatttatttataattccaATAAACctagtgtttatatttttattcgtttcatttttccatcatcaagattga
- the LOC122854752 gene encoding protein GDAP2 homolog: MVMIDMRDIQLDEDESEDQYEKLLRRAKTEDLTEISGIGCLYQCGVDRLGRPVIVFIGKWFPATKINLEKALLYVIHLMDPIVNGDYVIVYFHTLTSNNNYPSFTWLREVYNILPYKYKKHLKHFYVVHPTFWTKMMTWWFTTFMAPAIKEKVHNFPGIEYLYPDIPPQQLEIPAYITEYDMTINGIRYFEPDQSQNLLS, encoded by the exons atggtTATGATCGATATGAGGGACATTCAATTAGACGAAGATGAAAGTGAAGATCA atatgaaAAACTATTACGACGTGCAAAAACTGAAGATTTAACTGAAATATCAGGAATTGGATGTTTATATCAATGTGGTGTTGATAGACTTGGTAGACCAGTCATTGTATTTATTGGTAAATGGTTTCctgcaacaaaaataaatcttgaaaaaGCATTATTATATGTTATACATTTGATGGATCCAATTGTCAATGGTGAttatgttattgtttattttcatactttaacatcaaataataattatccaaGTTTTACTTGGCTTCGTGAAGTTTACAATATACTACCTTACAA ATATAAAAAACATCTTAAACATTTTTACGTTGTTCATCCAACATTTTGGACAAAAATGATGACTTGGTGGTTTACAACATTCATGGCACCAGcaattaaagaaaaagttCATAATTTTCCAGGTATAGAATATCTTTATCCAGATATACCACCACAACAACTTGAAATACCAGCTTATATTACAGAATATGATATGACAATTAATGGTATTAGATATTTTGAACCAGATCaatcacaaaatttattatcataa
- the LOC122854750 gene encoding E3 ubiquitin-protein ligase lubel-like isoform X3 has product MNSIKSKIMNTKNIKYQENVNYYLGHVTQTRPQLSMMKKKNQALKFHSIIKDHEHDKIAEKKIPVYKKLLDKNLEEISQKLDENKHEITSEMISIEFNKDEELNAAQEYYRAESISLLKQYCEICAGYFVASQMVSMFKCTHHCCNDCAKNYFTIQVTEKIITDVVCPFCKEPDLTDANEDDILEYFSILDIQLKSFLDPPIHELFQRKLRDRTLMQDPNFKWCAQCSSGYYVTPNQQQLVCPDCRSVTCALCHKLWEKQHENSTCEEFAEWKEENDPDKQAAGLAKHLAENGINCPKCNFWYSLSRGGCMHFTCNQCKFEFCCSCGEAFMLGAKCSVGPYCSKLGLHAHHPRNCLFYLRDKEPELLQELLKNNGIEYKTENLTDDYKCQVQLQKETANGVIDTVCNSDVVINYAGLCRIHYIEYLVQLIRASKLETLNLFTIDDLETCIKRAGKMLPKNWYRRNQNDYKNDLIEVVQQEIPLQ; this is encoded by the exons AtgaattcaataaaatcaaaaataatgaatactaaaaatataaaatatcaagaaaatgttaattattatttgggtCATGTCACACAAACACGACCACAATTatcaatgatgaaaaaaaaaaatcaagcactaaaatttcattcaattattaagGATCATGAACATGATAAaatagctgaaaaaaaaattccagtgtataaaaaattattggataaAAATTTGGAG gaaatttcacaaaaattggatgaaaataaacatgaaataACAAGTGAAATGATAagcattgaatttaataaagatGAAGAGTTAAATGCTGCACAAGAATACTACAGAGCTGAATCAATTTCTTTGCTTAAACAATATTGTGAAATTTGTGCTGGATACTTTGTCGCTAgccag aTGGTTTCAATGTTTAAATGTACACATCACTGTTGTAATGATTgtgcaaaaaattattttacaattcaagttactgaaaaaataataactgatgTTGTTTGTCCATTTTGTAAAGAACCAGATTTAACAGATGCAAATGAAGATGatatacttgaatattttagtATACttgatattcaattaaaatcatttttagatCCACCAATTCATGAATTATTTCAACGTAAATTAAGAGATAGAACTTTAATGCAAGATCCAAATTTTAAATGGTGTGCTcag tGTTCAAGTGGATATTATGTGACTCCTAATCAACAACAACTAGTCTGTCCTGATTGTCGTTCTGTTACATGTGCATTGTGTCATAAATTG TGGGAGAAGCAGCATGAAAATTCAACATGTGAAGAATTTGCTGAATGGAAAGAAGAAAATGATCCTGATAAACAAGCTGCTGGTTTAGCAAAACATTTAGCTGAAAATGGTATCAATTGTccaaaatgtaatttttggTATTCACTATCACGTGGAg gATGCATGCATTTTACATGTAATCAgtgtaaatttgaattttgcTGTAGTTGTGGTGAAGCATTTATGTTGGGTGCAAAATGTTCAGTAGGTCCATACTGTTCAAAATTAGGTTTACATGCACATCATCCacgtaattgtttattttatttacgtgATAAAGAACCAGAATTATTACAAGAACTACTTAAAAATAATggaattgaatataaaactgAAAATTTAACTGATGATTATAAATGTCAAGTTCAATTACAAAAAGAAACAGCAAATGGTGTTATTGATACTGTTTGTAATTCTgatgttgttattaattacGCTGGACTTTGTAG GATTCATTATATAGAATATCTAGTTCAATTAATACGCGCATCAAAATTGGAAACTTTAAATCTATTTACAATTGATGATCTTGAAACGTGTATTAAACGTGCTGGTAAAATGTTACCAAAAAATTGGTATCGTCGAAATCagaatgattataaaaatgatttaattgag gttgTACAACAAGAAATCccattgcaataa
- the LOC122854750 gene encoding E3 ubiquitin-protein ligase lubel-like isoform X4, translating into MNSIKSKIMNTKNIKYQENVNYYLGHVTQTRPQLSMMKKKNQALKFHSIIKDHEHDKIAEKKIPVYKKLLDKNLEEISQKLDENKHEITSEMISIEFNKDEELNAAQEYYRAESISLLKQYCEICAGYFVASQMVSMFKCTHHCCNDCAKNYFTIQVTEKIITDVVCPFCKEPDLTDANEDDILEYFSILDIQLKSFLDPPIHELFQRKLRDRTLMQDPNFKWCAQCSSGYYVTPNQQQLVCPDCRSVTCALCHKLWEKQHENSTCEEFAEWKEENDPDKQAAGLAKHLAENGINCPKCNFWYSLSRGGCMHFTCNQCKFEFCCSCGEAFMLGAKCSVGPYCSKLGLHAHHPRNCLFYLRDKEPELLQELLKNNGIEYKTENLTDDYKCQVQLQKETANGVIDTVCNSDVVINYAGLCRQHYIEYLASIIQDAKLDPIEIFDINEVKQELRRRGKVLPCISNEMSDQDYLKFCIKVVQQEIPLQ; encoded by the exons AtgaattcaataaaatcaaaaataatgaatactaaaaatataaaatatcaagaaaatgttaattattatttgggtCATGTCACACAAACACGACCACAATTatcaatgatgaaaaaaaaaaatcaagcactaaaatttcattcaattattaagGATCATGAACATGATAAaatagctgaaaaaaaaattccagtgtataaaaaattattggataaAAATTTGGAG gaaatttcacaaaaattggatgaaaataaacatgaaataACAAGTGAAATGATAagcattgaatttaataaagatGAAGAGTTAAATGCTGCACAAGAATACTACAGAGCTGAATCAATTTCTTTGCTTAAACAATATTGTGAAATTTGTGCTGGATACTTTGTCGCTAgccag aTGGTTTCAATGTTTAAATGTACACATCACTGTTGTAATGATTgtgcaaaaaattattttacaattcaagttactgaaaaaataataactgatgTTGTTTGTCCATTTTGTAAAGAACCAGATTTAACAGATGCAAATGAAGATGatatacttgaatattttagtATACttgatattcaattaaaatcatttttagatCCACCAATTCATGAATTATTTCAACGTAAATTAAGAGATAGAACTTTAATGCAAGATCCAAATTTTAAATGGTGTGCTcag tGTTCAAGTGGATATTATGTGACTCCTAATCAACAACAACTAGTCTGTCCTGATTGTCGTTCTGTTACATGTGCATTGTGTCATAAATTG TGGGAGAAGCAGCATGAAAATTCAACATGTGAAGAATTTGCTGAATGGAAAGAAGAAAATGATCCTGATAAACAAGCTGCTGGTTTAGCAAAACATTTAGCTGAAAATGGTATCAATTGTccaaaatgtaatttttggTATTCACTATCACGTGGAg gATGCATGCATTTTACATGTAATCAgtgtaaatttgaattttgcTGTAGTTGTGGTGAAGCATTTATGTTGGGTGCAAAATGTTCAGTAGGTCCATACTGTTCAAAATTAGGTTTACATGCACATCATCCacgtaattgtttattttatttacgtgATAAAGAACCAGAATTATTACAAGAACTACTTAAAAATAATggaattgaatataaaactgAAAATTTAACTGATGATTATAAATGTCAAGTTCAATTACAAAAAGAAACAGCAAATGGTGTTATTGATACTGTTTGTAATTCTgatgttgttattaattacGCTGGACTTTGTAG GCAGCATTACATTGAATACTTGGCAAGTATTATACAAGATGCTAAATTGGATCCAATcgaaatttttgatataaatgaaGTGAAACAAGAATTGCGCCGAAGGGGAAAAGTTCTGCCTTGTATATCAAATGAAATGTCTGATCAGGATTATCTCAAATTTTGTATCAAG gttgTACAACAAGAAATCccattgcaataa
- the LOC122854750 gene encoding E3 ubiquitin-protein ligase lubel-like isoform X5: MNSIKSKIMNTKNIKYQENVNYYLGHVTQTRPQLSMMKKKNQALKFHSIIKDHEHDKIAEKKIPVYKKLLDKNLEEISQKLDENKHEITSEMISIEFNKDEELNAAQEYYRAESISLLKQYCEICAGYFVASQMVSMFKCTHHCCNDCAKNYFTIQVTEKIITDVVCPFCKEPDLTDANEDDILEYFSILDIQLKSFLDPPIHELFQRKLRDRTLMQDPNFKWCAQCSSGYYVTPNQQQLVCPDCRSVTCALCHKLWEKQHENSTCEEFAEWKEENDPDKQAAGLAKHLAENGINCPKCNFWYSLSRGGCMHFTCNQCKFEFCCSCGEAFMLGAKCSVGPYCSKLGLHAHHPRNCLFYLRDKEPELLQELLKNNGIEYKTENLTDDYKCQVQLQKETANGVIDTVCNSDVVINYAGLCRIHYIEYLVQLIRASKLETLNLFTIDDLETCIKRAGKMLPKNWYRRNQNDYKNDLIEAALH, encoded by the exons AtgaattcaataaaatcaaaaataatgaatactaaaaatataaaatatcaagaaaatgttaattattatttgggtCATGTCACACAAACACGACCACAATTatcaatgatgaaaaaaaaaaatcaagcactaaaatttcattcaattattaagGATCATGAACATGATAAaatagctgaaaaaaaaattccagtgtataaaaaattattggataaAAATTTGGAG gaaatttcacaaaaattggatgaaaataaacatgaaataACAAGTGAAATGATAagcattgaatttaataaagatGAAGAGTTAAATGCTGCACAAGAATACTACAGAGCTGAATCAATTTCTTTGCTTAAACAATATTGTGAAATTTGTGCTGGATACTTTGTCGCTAgccag aTGGTTTCAATGTTTAAATGTACACATCACTGTTGTAATGATTgtgcaaaaaattattttacaattcaagttactgaaaaaataataactgatgTTGTTTGTCCATTTTGTAAAGAACCAGATTTAACAGATGCAAATGAAGATGatatacttgaatattttagtATACttgatattcaattaaaatcatttttagatCCACCAATTCATGAATTATTTCAACGTAAATTAAGAGATAGAACTTTAATGCAAGATCCAAATTTTAAATGGTGTGCTcag tGTTCAAGTGGATATTATGTGACTCCTAATCAACAACAACTAGTCTGTCCTGATTGTCGTTCTGTTACATGTGCATTGTGTCATAAATTG TGGGAGAAGCAGCATGAAAATTCAACATGTGAAGAATTTGCTGAATGGAAAGAAGAAAATGATCCTGATAAACAAGCTGCTGGTTTAGCAAAACATTTAGCTGAAAATGGTATCAATTGTccaaaatgtaatttttggTATTCACTATCACGTGGAg gATGCATGCATTTTACATGTAATCAgtgtaaatttgaattttgcTGTAGTTGTGGTGAAGCATTTATGTTGGGTGCAAAATGTTCAGTAGGTCCATACTGTTCAAAATTAGGTTTACATGCACATCATCCacgtaattgtttattttatttacgtgATAAAGAACCAGAATTATTACAAGAACTACTTAAAAATAATggaattgaatataaaactgAAAATTTAACTGATGATTATAAATGTCAAGTTCAATTACAAAAAGAAACAGCAAATGGTGTTATTGATACTGTTTGTAATTCTgatgttgttattaattacGCTGGACTTTGTAG GATTCATTATATAGAATATCTAGTTCAATTAATACGCGCATCAAAATTGGAAACTTTAAATCTATTTACAATTGATGATCTTGAAACGTGTATTAAACGTGCTGGTAAAATGTTACCAAAAAATTGGTATCGTCGAAATCagaatgattataaaaatgatttaattgag GCAGCATTACATTGA